CTATCATTACACTATTAGGCTAAGCCTATCACACCACACTATTTATAAGTTTTTGTTGGTACATATGAAAGATTATGACATTCCTAACTGTTGAATTGAATCATCAAATTAAATCTAATTTTAGTGCTTCTCTATATTTTCTCCCATTTTTCTGTCCAAACAAAGTCACATTGTACCACTTAAAATATAAATACACATcattaattatttcatttttttcaagataagTGCAGCATTGTCTTTTCCTACAACTTGATTGTAAGTGGGGTTATTTGAACCTATTATTTGTCCAGTTCAGTCTCTTTCACATGTATCATATCATGTTGCCTTGAGGATTATTGATCACAAAAAATATTGCTATTACACGCTCTTGTAATTATCTTGTTCGTGATAATAATGGTGTAAGTTTTTTTATGCATTATCATAGTGAATTGTATATTTTTACATGCATATATTAGTTATAATCTCGGtttttttatatgatagtgtTTATTGTACTCACatttgaaattctgttttttaagattaccaactaaatttaacaaacaatttaattaatgcagAACAGTTAAACAATTGTTTGAACAAATAAATATTATGATGTATTGGGGCAGATTGTTGATGAACCAGAATAtacgaacagaaagtaaataaactaaaagtaacATGACATAAGaaattttttacatggttcggaaAACCTAGTCCACGGGGTTATGCCtagagataaaatcaattagtaaagtctcaagaCTACAATAAGCAATTAacttatacaagtttagactccTTCTAAATCTTTGtcgcaaccttgaagtactccactttaataacctgattttgataaacaccaaGAATATGAAATCCCTTATGAACTTGAGGAGTGCtcgcttcctcccgaagtgagtaTTATGGAAATATTCTCCTGAAGATTGTGTGTCACGTTTACAAGCTTTATGACAtgtttaagaataaacaacacaaagcaaAACAATACGTGTGTATGACTTCGTTTCTCAAGAAATTCGTGCAGCGGAAGATCCTGAATTTGACACTTTCTACACCAAAAATATTCTCTTAAACGAGGGTATTCGTGCTTGGATGGCGGCTAAAGATCAGCCTCGTGAAAATCTTATATTCCCTGAGGAGGTTCTACCCCGTGGAAACGCTCTTTAATGGAACTTTAGCTTTAGCTGGTCGTGACCAAGAAACCATTGGTTTCGCTTGGTGGGCCGAGAATGCCCGACTTATCAATTTATCCGGTAAACTACTGGGGGCTCACGTAGCCCATGTCGTATTAATCGTATTCTAGGCCAGAGTAATGAACTTATTTGAAGTGGCTCATTTCATCCcaaacaaagagatagttgaaCAAAGACAACCCTTCAAAATATAAAACAttagaatggtgaagagatgagaaTGACTGTTGTTTAGgtttatagagtttagaaaccCCTAAGCCAACCAATCTCGTTTATGGCCCAAATCAAACCAATTCGGGAAGTTACTCAAAATAACTTCTTATTTTATTAACTGCGAGATTTTTCAGATGTGACAGACAAACATTCTGTAGCATCAAGAAATGGACGAACGTGGTCTTAAAACTCAACCATGTTCATTTCGAAGTTTTCTTTCTTGGGCATCAAGACTCACTCAATTTCCTCTTTTTAAATagactagaatcaatcaaaatattaaGAGAATAATCCTATAAAAAGTCCTTCTTAAAATAGACAAGTTACCATAAACAAATTAAGAAACTTGACTAAAAATAAAATGCACTTTAATAGAGATAATTATTCTTACCAAAAAGAGGCCCTTACCCAAAATAGCATTTCGAAAAtatcaaataataaaatatatttattataaaaagaTTAGTCAATTTCAGGATTTTATAACAACAAACCTCCTgcaattatttttttaaacactatttttaatTTAGGATGCCAAAGCAAGGTTCCAAACTTTGAGTATCACCGCGCAcgcaaatattattttaaacactattttcaACACTCAAATTTGTAAGAGATTTATTGTGACTATAATAATAAACAATATCATGTAAAAAAATTAGAGTCTATGTATGTAAAAACGCACAATGTACCATGTAGTTGTGCCCAAGTATCTTTATGATAATGTTGTTGGAATATTGTGGATGATGCTGTCACTCAGCTCAGAATTATTTAGTTTGTAATGGAAGAAGTTAAATTCTTTTTACTTTTTCATTTATCAAAGAATGTTTAAATATTATTAATACAAAGGTGAAGTGAATCGTATTCTCTTATGTAATTATTCAGATAAGAAAACGAAAAAATAAAATCGAATCGTATTCTCTTATGTAATTATTCAGATAAGAAAACGAAAAAAGAAAATCGAAAAACTCTTTGACCTTTGAATCTATAATTGAGGGATTATATATTGTACTTCGATAATTTAAAATTTGTCATATAGTAACTGGTTCAATATATAAATAGAAGTGTATCATTTTGAACCAAAATTTCCAACTTACCAATGAAATTTATGGaacaatatataaatttatttaatatttacaaTAAAAGCTAATATAAAGCTTTAAATGAAAAGATATTTGCTAAGGTAATATTTTAACCCAAGAAACCTTGTTAAGCTTAATTTTCTCATATATAGAAGAGTGTAATTTGGTAAAGACTTATATTTTTAAGCTGAAAACTATatactaataataaaaaaaaggccAATTTATTTATATAATCATTATAGAAAATATTGTCTTTATTCTTTAGTTTATATCTTAGGTAAATGAGTTGATACACCCAAATCTAATATATTAGTACACagtaaatatattgaaaaaaaaataagtgtCCAAAATTGGAATTCCAAAATCTAATTTTTCTTCTGAGATAACTCACTCCCTATGTTTATGTCAGTACACAACTAAACTAGTTATGGACAAATTTGAAACTTTACAATATAAAGTGCTATAAATCATTAAgctaaaattaaattgttttagATAAAATTTTAGATCCTGTACCCATTTTAAATTATCCATTTTAATTTTTACCTACtatttttaactcttattttagtacccaaattttcaattaatgtactcattataccccttcaattacatgctttttttttctccttaaacacaCTATAATTAGAATGTATTtctaatttaactataatatgacacatataatacacattacaatAACACTTAGAATCATGTACTCAAATAAAGGTAATTTGGgaaatctcatgataataataggtaaagttcaactaaatatatttagtgtctaattttagttaactactcctaaaaatgggtagttctcaacttttccACCCCAAAATTACTATGAAAGATGACCAAACTCTGATTCTCAGCTCAGTCAAGGAAGCCCAAAGTTATATCCAGGACACCCAATATGGGCCTATTGACCTTCTATAGAGTTACTTGACTATCTCACTATGATGCCACAACCATTTTCTCAAGGAATACAAAACCCAAATAAATAAGTTTTCAAGGAAAAACTCCAACTTTACGAGGGGGAAAAAATGAAGGGCTccctttaatttttttaaaatacgtAGATAAATTAAGAGAATTTAAAGACCAATTTTAAAGTAAGTTTGGAGGGAAAATAATCACAAAAACATTAGAAAAGGCAAAAGGTTGAAAATAAAAACTTTGTAACAATTTAAGACAATGCTTTCTTCCtatttttctttgtattttcccATACTATTTTCTTTTTCTGCAAACTTCTATGATCCAAGCACAATAACACTCTTAACTGTTTGAAAATAAACAGAAAGaggaaaaaaatatattgttgaattttcagttttatcaataaaaaaatactaCATCAAAAAACGAATCATAGCTTCAGTAATTGATATTTTGTAAATACTCCATAATCATAGTAGTTAGAGGAACACTACTTTAGAAGATTTTAAAATAAGTTTAAAAATTGTAATCTATCATTATTCTGAATTGTTGTTAGATTTTAAAAATGACAACTTATACATATAATAAATTATCACGACAAAAAGCTGCTTTTCGAAAGAAGATTTATTTCTAATTTAATTGGCGAGTGTTAAACGGTTATGAATATCATTATTACATTTATAAATAGTAGCAACATGAACCAGTTTATGATTATTGTAAAGTTAGAAATTTATTGTTTAGTAAAATATAATCAAAGTGGGGGCACATAATCATGTTTTTAATTGTAAAACAAAAACTTTCAATGGAAAAAGGCAAGAAAGAGGTCGAACTATGCTGGTGATTATTTTCAAgattaatgaataaataaacaaacCATGTATGACGTATCCAAGATACCCATGAGACAATTTAAATAATACAccatgaaaattataaaaattgagtcatttattattattattattattattaggaaatGAGAAacaaaatgaaaagaaataattcaaattttgaacattatatcataaacaaatttatttaaagTGACAAatgaagaataaataaataaaaatcaagtgAAAGCTTGTAATAGCTTttgctttttcttttttttttaaaaggccAAGAATCAATAATTGGACCTCTCAATCTAACTACTATTATACCCTATTATATGATAAGCTTATAATATTGAAGATCTAGATCTTGCTTGATAACGTTTCTATTTATTTTCCCAATTAAATAAACTAAGTAGAGTCTTCAATCTACATGTAACTATAGAAAGTGATAAAGTTAAGTTTGATAAAATTTAACCTTTGAACTATAAAATAATGCATTTTTTCTCAATTCTAACTGTCAAAATCATAGTTCTATTATTATGTTAGCTCTCATATTTTGTTGTCAAATGCTTAGAAGTTGACCATTATCATTGCTTGTTGGATTATATGGAACCATCCCATCTTTTGATTTTAACATCACATGAAATCAAAACAATATTTAGTAACTATTTTGGATTGAATGAATAAGCTATATATTGACAAGTACATCTCACCTAGGCTCTTCGAACTGATGTTGATTCGAGCATAAGCTCCAGTTCATGATGACTACCACAAACCAAACATAAAATATAAGAATATATTCTGTGTGGGGTTGTCACTTTACTTCACTCTACAGTCTAGGCCTCAAAGCTTCATGATTGTTATAATTGCTACCCATTATGAAGTTCATGATTGACATCATTGATTCATCTTTAGTACAGCCATATATAATTGAAGCTGAACTAGGATTGAGACTCATATCCATCAAGTACAGCAAAGCATAGCCAaagaccaaaaaaaaaacatttgctGGAGATGTTGAGAAGAGGAGCTGTAACCACATCTATGTTATCAAATCCCACCGGGTTGGCAGGGTGGTGCCGCCCAAAAAGACGGCTGAGGAGGCGGAGAGGCGCCACTGTTAGGCTCGGGAATAAGCGCCGGGGATTCTCTCTTGGAGCACGCCCAGTGGTGCAGTGGGGATTCATGGCTGGCCCTATTCGGATGCTGAGGAAAATCATAACAGATATGGTACCAAATGCACAGTTTATTGAAGGTGTGTATTGGTCTTTGCCATTTCTACGTCCTCAGCTGTTTCCCCTTTGTTAATTGCAAACTGCAATTTCTTTGGgtggtttttcttctttcttcttaaaATGTGTAATAAGGGCTTTCAAGAGTCCTTTTGATTGAACAGACAGTATGTGCCTTTGTAATTACTACAGTTGAAGACAATCAAAGATTGAAAGTTATCTTTTATAAAGATTATGaccttttttttgttttctttttttccttagaAACTGTTAAGTATAAGTGAGTTGATTCAACAAAAATCCACATCTGTTTATGTACAAATACATAGAAACACAATACAAAACCATAGCAAGTGCTTTGAGCTCCACTTAACTAAAGCAGAGGGTAATTAGAAGAAAGCCATGGAAATAAAGGAAAAGTCCAACAAACAATCCTAAAACAGGGCAGGATAACAAGAAGAGAGAATCTTTTGAAAGTTGTTCTTCTAGCAAAACATATTAAAGGTTTACTTTGTACAGAAAC
The genomic region above belongs to Humulus lupulus chromosome 1, drHumLupu1.1, whole genome shotgun sequence and contains:
- the LOC133785862 gene encoding uncharacterized protein LOC133785862; translation: MLRRGAVTTSMLSNPTGLAGWCRPKRRLRRRRGATVRLGNKRRGFSLGARPVVQWGFMAGPIRMLRKIITDMVPNAQFIEGVYWSLPFLRPQLFPLC